From a region of the Candidatus Eisenbacteria bacterium genome:
- a CDS encoding alkaline phosphatase family protein, giving the protein MNEDGRITGRALGFLFGVFLGLLIGAWTIWTNYLPFPGGAAIAVILTALVAYAVPFGALGLIAPLFPFLRSGGARLALSVSLAALVFSGLEMNRRLAGGALAPKSLAVDGALFLGAFLLFLILRRLFPRRIGRRLSGAAAVVVAALLVLCSVRTPPMPAPTGASPGPIDPRPVVFLGIDGMEWRIMNPLLEAGRLPNFERIIREGTTGKLETLVPTNSPLIWTTLVTGKEPMRHGINHFTVWDAPFLPVRSISFPAWSGIEHLARLFPQRPISARERRVNTLWDICGETSLPCGFVSWWASYPVVPVESFQLSSRFLFDLGLYKKSGWDYLREASGDLYPPEAREDLIARFRLPETVGAPDLKRFWCSGSCDEEGAARALEAFRSLDGWTRPPFGATAPRESEAFRLGGFLLPYLDDCSRHAQGLYLWERYGPTLFGLYIRGIDDTEHFFWHYMEPDSFPGYTIDQEAIGRYAELIPDYYVFTDSLVGEVLNRIGDDAVLLIASDHGHRPSGRLPWSGSHSFDPPPPGVFMARGAGIRTGETIRGASVYDVTPTVLDLLGLPAGEDMPGRVLTELFSAERRPPLERIPSWDRIFRGWERTVAVDEAAAASASQAEMERLKALGYVK; this is encoded by the coding sequence ATGAACGAAGACGGACGGATCACGGGGCGGGCGCTGGGGTTTCTCTTCGGTGTCTTTCTCGGTCTCCTCATCGGCGCATGGACGATATGGACGAACTACCTCCCCTTCCCCGGAGGCGCGGCGATCGCCGTGATCCTCACCGCCCTGGTCGCCTACGCCGTCCCATTCGGCGCGCTCGGGCTGATCGCGCCGCTCTTCCCCTTCCTCCGGAGCGGCGGCGCGCGGCTCGCCCTTTCCGTCTCGCTCGCCGCCCTCGTCTTCTCCGGCCTCGAGATGAACCGCCGCCTCGCCGGCGGGGCGCTCGCCCCGAAGAGCCTCGCCGTGGACGGGGCGCTCTTCCTCGGCGCGTTCCTTCTCTTTCTGATTCTACGCCGGCTCTTTCCCCGGCGGATCGGCCGCCGCCTATCGGGGGCCGCGGCCGTCGTCGTCGCCGCGCTCCTCGTCCTCTGCTCGGTACGCACCCCTCCGATGCCGGCCCCCACCGGCGCTTCCCCCGGCCCGATCGATCCGCGCCCCGTGGTCTTTCTGGGCATCGACGGGATGGAGTGGCGGATCATGAATCCGCTCCTCGAGGCGGGCCGCCTCCCCAACTTCGAGAGGATCATCCGCGAGGGGACGACGGGGAAGCTGGAGACGCTGGTCCCGACCAACTCGCCGCTCATCTGGACCACGCTCGTTACGGGGAAGGAGCCGATGCGCCACGGAATCAACCATTTCACCGTTTGGGACGCCCCGTTCCTTCCCGTGCGAAGCATCAGCTTCCCCGCCTGGTCCGGCATCGAGCATCTCGCGCGCCTCTTCCCGCAAAGGCCGATCTCCGCGCGCGAGCGCCGCGTCAACACCCTCTGGGACATCTGCGGCGAGACGTCGCTCCCGTGCGGTTTCGTCAGCTGGTGGGCGAGCTACCCCGTGGTCCCCGTCGAGTCTTTTCAGTTGTCGAGCCGCTTCCTCTTCGATCTGGGCCTCTACAAGAAGAGCGGTTGGGATTATCTGCGCGAAGCGAGCGGCGACCTGTACCCGCCCGAGGCGAGGGAGGATCTGATCGCCCGTTTCCGCCTCCCCGAGACGGTCGGCGCGCCGGACCTGAAACGCTTCTGGTGCTCGGGATCGTGCGATGAAGAGGGGGCGGCGCGCGCGCTGGAGGCGTTTCGCTCTCTGGACGGCTGGACGCGTCCCCCCTTCGGCGCCACCGCGCCGCGCGAATCGGAGGCGTTCCGTCTCGGCGGATTCCTCCTCCCCTATCTGGACGACTGTTCCCGCCACGCCCAGGGACTCTACCTTTGGGAGCGCTACGGCCCGACCCTCTTCGGCCTTTACATCCGCGGGATCGACGACACGGAGCATTTCTTCTGGCATTACATGGAGCCGGACAGCTTCCCCGGATACACGATCGACCAGGAGGCGATCGGGCGTTACGCCGAGTTGATCCCCGACTACTACGTCTTCACCGATTCGCTCGTCGGCGAAGTGCTGAACCGGATCGGCGACGACGCGGTGCTGCTCATCGCTTCCGATCACGGCCACCGCCCATCGGGGCGGCTCCCCTGGTCCGGATCCCACTCCTTCGACCCGCCTCCGCCGGGGGTGTTCATGGCGCGCGGCGCCGGCATCCGGACGGGAGAGACGATTCGGGGCGCCTCGGTTTATGACGTGACCCCCACCGTGCTCGACCTTCTCGGCCTCCCCGCCGGCGAGGACATGCCGGGCCGGGTTCTCACGGAGCTGTTTTCCGCCGAGCGCCGCCCCCCACTCGAGAGGATCCCCTCATGGGACCGGATCTTCCGGGGATGGGAGAGGACCGTGGCCGTCGACGAGGCGGCCGCCGCCTCCGCGTCCCAGGCGGAGATGGAGCGGCTAAAAGCCCTCGGTTACGTAAAATAG
- a CDS encoding GWxTD domain-containing protein has protein sequence MRRALLVILVLLTALAAGTSRAIAGEKTRPDPSEDRFFSVILSEGQRLEYENLPAEQREAWRVRFWAERDPTPTTDENQRLEEHEKRVRGAILQFHDKNGEFVFDDRVRAWIRFGQPKNRESMPGEVVVHEGMRPPREFWLYDDMILWFEDRWLNGNFIEGLSTNVSSIASRDQYLREDTGWSVDEQLEFEESFNRFLEVNDIDVDPVLAQRMTDDGKRNFESLPEINDYDYGGAEEFRFLFDLNFLAGSGERTDLLIGFLIPLDKFDREVEEGREAARIQRRASISDADYRLVDRRVENLVHRFDPIEGGGGWVVTSDSFTVDPGVYHLALRVIDLRSKNHGILKTEVTAPDFGGGEARLSDLVFAAAVTRDERGEGAFLRRGFRIVPRPIRVYAPGEDVNVYFELYNLTLGPGGRGVYEITYTLYGSAVRRFSSLLQGSDEGMLEQGVSQTFESFADDRTVSRHISLDTNSLPPDRYTLIVDVTDKGSGSADRKTAQFVVQR, from the coding sequence ATGCGCCGCGCGCTTCTCGTGATTCTCGTTCTTCTCACCGCCCTCGCCGCCGGGACTTCCCGCGCGATCGCCGGTGAGAAAACACGGCCCGACCCGTCGGAGGACCGTTTCTTCTCGGTCATCCTGAGCGAGGGGCAGCGCCTGGAGTATGAAAACCTCCCGGCGGAACAGAGGGAGGCTTGGCGGGTTCGGTTCTGGGCGGAGAGGGACCCGACGCCGACGACGGACGAGAACCAACGCCTCGAAGAGCACGAGAAGCGGGTCCGCGGCGCCATCCTCCAGTTTCATGACAAGAATGGCGAGTTCGTGTTCGACGATCGCGTCCGCGCCTGGATCCGTTTCGGCCAGCCGAAGAACCGGGAGAGCATGCCGGGCGAGGTGGTGGTGCACGAGGGGATGCGCCCTCCCCGCGAGTTCTGGCTCTACGACGACATGATCCTCTGGTTCGAGGACCGCTGGCTGAACGGCAACTTCATCGAGGGGCTTTCGACCAATGTCTCCAGCATCGCCTCCCGCGACCAGTATCTACGGGAGGACACGGGCTGGTCCGTGGACGAGCAGCTCGAGTTCGAGGAGAGCTTCAATCGTTTTCTCGAGGTGAACGATATCGACGTCGATCCGGTCCTGGCGCAGCGGATGACCGACGACGGCAAGCGCAACTTCGAGTCGCTCCCCGAGATCAACGATTACGACTACGGCGGAGCGGAGGAGTTCCGCTTTCTTTTTGATTTGAACTTTCTGGCCGGTTCCGGCGAAAGAACGGACCTGCTGATCGGCTTCCTGATCCCTCTGGACAAGTTCGACCGCGAGGTGGAGGAGGGTCGGGAGGCGGCGCGGATTCAGCGGCGGGCGTCGATTTCCGACGCGGACTACCGATTGGTGGATCGCAGGGTGGAGAACCTGGTGCACCGTTTCGATCCGATCGAGGGAGGGGGCGGATGGGTCGTGACCAGCGATTCTTTCACCGTCGATCCCGGCGTCTATCACCTGGCGCTCCGGGTGATCGATCTTCGCTCCAAGAACCACGGCATCCTCAAAACGGAAGTGACGGCGCCCGATTTCGGCGGAGGAGAGGCGCGGCTCAGCGACCTGGTTTTCGCCGCCGCGGTCACCCGGGACGAGCGGGGTGAGGGGGCGTTTCTCCGCCGCGGCTTCCGGATCGTGCCCCGCCCGATCCGCGTCTACGCGCCCGGCGAGGACGTGAACGTCTACTTCGAGCTCTACAACCTGACGCTCGGGCCGGGTGGGCGGGGGGTCTATGAGATCACCTACACGCTCTACGGCAGCGCGGTTCGGCGTTTCTCCAGCCTTCTGCAGGGGAGCGACGAAGGGATGCTGGAGCAGGGGGTGAGCCAGACTTTCGAGTCGTTCGCCGACGATCGGACGGTGAGCCGCCACATCTCCCTGGACACGAACTCGCTCCCGCCGGACCGTTACACGTTGATCGTGGACGTGACGGACAAGGGGAGCGGCTCGGCGGACCGGAAAACCGCCCAATTCGTGGTCCAGCGGTAG
- a CDS encoding T9SS type A sorting domain-containing protein encodes MKRAALILLAALVPVLAQAVDFDFTCSDNIKWGALNNTFQAKCYLTNNEATVQLFYVEKTEELPSFMWSAPLCVDGDCLAPNVMADTLSLDPSEVTEVGIYFNAFIDQGGAVVALRVEPLGVPAEAAAETLAAITNGVNVLLIDDDGAQATESYYIDALPAGTTYGRWIRSVEAPTAAVLGAIRKVIWFTGGESPTLNSTDRTILSTYFGTVNRKLFLCGQDIAYDLCDPSSPNYSTSACDFLEDVLRASYEADDAGTTDVTGDGTDPIGQDLSFSIAGGAGNQSSPDGISPAGIGNACFTYDGASLDGGVHWNDGTKRGVYLSFGLEGISSLTTRQTIMQRVFNYWSATVDVESGDPGAPARTALFENRPNPFNPATTLAFSVEREGRALVRIHDAAGRVVRTLLDRSVPAGPATVVWDGNDDSGAPAASGVYFARLTAGKASETRKITLIR; translated from the coding sequence ATGAAGCGCGCAGCCCTGATCCTGCTCGCGGCCCTGGTGCCCGTTCTCGCCCAGGCCGTGGACTTCGATTTCACCTGTTCCGACAATATAAAGTGGGGCGCCCTGAACAACACGTTTCAGGCGAAGTGCTATCTGACGAACAATGAAGCGACCGTCCAGCTGTTCTACGTCGAGAAGACGGAGGAGCTTCCCTCCTTCATGTGGTCGGCGCCGCTCTGCGTCGACGGCGACTGCCTTGCGCCGAACGTGATGGCAGACACGCTCTCGCTGGACCCCAGCGAGGTTACGGAGGTGGGGATCTATTTCAACGCCTTCATCGATCAGGGAGGCGCGGTGGTCGCCCTGCGCGTCGAGCCGCTCGGCGTCCCCGCCGAAGCGGCGGCCGAGACCCTCGCGGCGATCACCAACGGCGTGAACGTGCTTCTCATCGACGACGACGGCGCGCAGGCGACGGAGAGCTACTACATCGACGCGCTCCCGGCGGGGACCACCTATGGGCGCTGGATTCGCTCCGTCGAGGCGCCCACCGCGGCGGTGCTCGGCGCGATCCGCAAGGTGATCTGGTTCACCGGCGGCGAATCCCCGACTCTGAATTCGACGGACCGCACCATCCTGAGCACCTACTTCGGCACCGTGAACCGCAAGCTGTTCCTCTGCGGGCAGGACATCGCGTACGACCTTTGCGATCCTTCCAGCCCGAACTATTCCACATCGGCCTGCGACTTTTTAGAGGACGTGCTGCGCGCCTCCTATGAGGCGGACGACGCCGGAACGACGGACGTGACCGGCGACGGCACCGACCCGATCGGCCAAGACCTTTCCTTCTCCATCGCCGGCGGGGCGGGCAACCAGAGCAGCCCCGACGGGATCTCACCCGCGGGAATCGGGAACGCCTGCTTCACCTATGACGGCGCCTCGCTCGACGGCGGCGTGCATTGGAACGACGGCACGAAACGCGGCGTCTATCTTTCCTTCGGCCTGGAAGGAATTTCATCGCTCACCACCCGGCAGACCATCATGCAGCGCGTCTTCAACTACTGGTCCGCCACGGTGGACGTGGAATCCGGCGATCCCGGCGCGCCGGCGCGCACCGCGCTTTTCGAGAACCGGCCGAACCCCTTCAACCCGGCCACGACCCTCGCCTTCTCGGTGGAGCGCGAGGGGCGGGCGCTCGTCAGGATCCACGACGCCGCGGGGCGGGTGGTGCGCACCCTCCTCGACCGGTCCGTGCCGGCCGGGCCCGCGACGGTGGTTTGGGACGGGAACGACGATTCGGGCGCTCCCGCGGCGAGCGGCGTCTACTTCGCCCGGCTGACCGCCGGCAAGGCGTCGGAGACCCGTAAGATCACGCTGATCCGTTAG
- a CDS encoding TlpA family protein disulfide reductase, protein MRRVPMHASLVYCALLAVCAVTAAAGTPQPAGISLGGAAPDFKLKNLSGEEVALSQKLAGGPVLIDFWATWCKPCLRALPGTEELHKKYADRGLTVLTVNVDSPRSSAKVRSYVKSKGYSFEVLLDANSEMMRLYHFKSIPQVFLVDADGTIAYSHLGYAPGNERRLAEEIEKLLDAGAGEESGADETDQS, encoded by the coding sequence ATGAGACGCGTTCCCATGCACGCTTCCTTGGTTTACTGCGCCCTGCTCGCCGTCTGCGCCGTCACCGCGGCCGCGGGGACGCCCCAGCCGGCCGGGATCTCCCTCGGGGGCGCCGCACCGGACTTCAAGCTGAAGAATCTCTCCGGCGAAGAGGTCGCCCTCTCGCAAAAGCTGGCCGGCGGGCCGGTGTTGATCGACTTCTGGGCCACCTGGTGTAAGCCCTGTCTCCGCGCGCTTCCGGGAACGGAGGAGCTGCACAAGAAATACGCGGACCGCGGGCTCACGGTGCTCACCGTAAACGTCGACTCCCCTCGCTCCTCCGCCAAGGTTCGTTCCTACGTGAAGAGCAAGGGTTACTCCTTCGAAGTTCTTCTCGACGCGAACAGCGAGATGATGCGCCTCTATCATTTCAAGAGCATTCCCCAGGTGTTCCTCGTGGACGCCGACGGAACCATCGCCTATTCACATCTCGGTTACGCGCCCGGAAACGAGCGGCGGCTCGCCGAGGAGATCGAAAAACTCCTGGACGCCGGCGCCGGAGAAGAATCCGGGGCGGACGAAACCGATCAATCCTGA
- a CDS encoding GWxTD domain-containing protein — protein MKGAAIRLAPAVAVLLLSAASLRAGGVVNDPDPWEERFFSVILSEEERGDYLRLDGNRRDEWRRVFWAERDPTPTTEMNELELEHQRRVVRAIGDFRDDEDRFVWDDRARAAIRFDFPDRKDDFPDRDGARREIWRYGDMLLWFEDVDESGAYVQLLVPGGDGDEPALVSPRTGAVPDSRERLERAFDRLEIDRDRGGADAARGAERWRNAPVRYEFDPKEGDGIEFIVEPRAAAGVGGGDLLVSLFVPEGALSLEGRGEHRHARIEMRLAAWDEGYHLSASKEETRVLRDPALDGRAGFLVADSLVVPPGPCRVAVRLADRLSGNASSRTVSFDVPDFSGEEVRIGGPILATAIRRLSGGDGTILRRGNRIEPRPGGVFRADEKAYVYFEIYNLGIGRDERCHFKIVYRLEGEPGGEYSCKLGGDEGGKLRSGEEKRSRVMSRETVAERRVSLDLSSLPAGRYTLFVRVDDETTGGSAAIEAPFRVEVP, from the coding sequence GTGAAGGGAGCCGCCATCCGTCTCGCCCCCGCCGTCGCCGTCCTTCTCCTCTCGGCCGCGTCTCTTCGCGCCGGGGGCGTCGTCAATGATCCGGATCCGTGGGAGGAGCGTTTCTTCTCCGTCATCTTGAGCGAGGAGGAGCGGGGCGATTATCTGCGCCTCGACGGAAACCGCCGCGACGAGTGGCGGCGCGTCTTTTGGGCCGAACGGGATCCGACCCCCACCACGGAGATGAACGAGTTGGAACTGGAGCACCAGCGGCGCGTGGTGCGGGCGATCGGTGATTTTCGGGACGACGAAGACCGTTTCGTCTGGGACGACCGGGCGCGCGCGGCGATCCGTTTCGATTTTCCCGATCGAAAAGACGACTTCCCGGACCGGGACGGCGCGCGCCGGGAGATCTGGCGCTACGGCGACATGCTTCTCTGGTTCGAGGATGTCGACGAGAGCGGCGCGTATGTTCAGTTGCTCGTTCCGGGCGGCGACGGGGACGAGCCGGCGCTCGTCTCGCCCCGGACGGGAGCGGTCCCGGATTCCCGCGAGAGGTTGGAGCGCGCCTTCGACCGTCTCGAGATCGATCGGGACCGGGGGGGGGCGGACGCCGCGCGCGGCGCCGAACGGTGGCGGAACGCGCCGGTGCGATACGAATTCGATCCGAAGGAGGGGGACGGGATCGAGTTCATCGTCGAGCCGCGAGCGGCGGCGGGCGTAGGAGGCGGCGACCTTCTCGTCTCTCTCTTCGTGCCCGAAGGGGCGCTCTCCTTGGAGGGGCGGGGGGAGCATAGACACGCCCGGATCGAAATGCGACTCGCCGCCTGGGACGAGGGCTATCATCTGAGCGCCTCGAAGGAGGAGACCCGCGTTCTCCGCGACCCGGCCCTGGATGGGCGCGCCGGTTTTCTCGTCGCCGACTCTCTCGTCGTTCCGCCCGGCCCCTGCCGCGTGGCGGTGCGCCTCGCCGACCGGCTCTCCGGCAACGCGTCGTCCCGCACGGTCTCCTTCGATGTCCCCGATTTCTCCGGCGAGGAGGTCCGCATCGGCGGTCCGATCCTCGCGACGGCGATCCGCCGCCTCTCCGGCGGGGACGGGACGATCCTTCGGCGAGGAAACCGGATCGAGCCGCGCCCGGGCGGTGTCTTCCGCGCGGACGAGAAGGCTTACGTGTACTTCGAGATCTACAACCTGGGGATCGGCAGGGACGAACGGTGCCATTTCAAGATCGTCTACCGGTTGGAAGGGGAACCGGGCGGCGAATACTCGTGCAAGCTCGGCGGAGACGAGGGGGGGAAGCTCCGGAGCGGCGAAGAGAAACGCTCCCGCGTGATGAGCCGGGAAACCGTCGCCGAGAGGCGGGTCTCGCTGGATCTCTCTTCGCTTCCGGCGGGGCGGTACACGCTCTTCGTGAGGGTCGACGACGAGACGACCGGCGGGAGCGCCGCAATCGAAGCCCCCTTCCGGGTCGAGGTGCCCTGA
- a CDS encoding PEGA domain-containing protein, whose amino-acid sequence MRTIAPFVPLLLAAALACDDSAGPQGETGDLRVASSPTGAAVTVNGVRTGMKTPAVIDKIPAGEFVVRVRLDGYVADPESLIVMVGGESTATASFTLQEPVDEPDVQRIVLIEHFTSASCTGCPAAHAAIGALVEELGYEKVITVSDHMNWPIPYQDPFFLANPAQLTERLGLFGVRSLPYSWVDGAALGNPDNLYETMLAAVEEALQVEPSFDLRDLVAAVDGDSFVVTGTVEKLAETVEGDEALVVMVIETDIDFNAMNGVDHFDDVVRWFLPGADGEALVLTVGESRDFRYAVFISEAWEGENLQAVACVESHSTRKVYQTVHTR is encoded by the coding sequence TTGCGCACCATAGCTCCTTTTGTTCCGCTGCTTCTCGCGGCGGCGCTCGCATGCGATGACTCGGCGGGTCCCCAAGGAGAAACCGGCGATCTGCGGGTCGCGTCTTCTCCGACCGGCGCGGCGGTCACCGTCAACGGCGTGCGCACCGGCATGAAGACGCCGGCCGTCATCGACAAGATTCCCGCGGGGGAGTTCGTGGTCCGGGTGCGGCTGGACGGATACGTCGCCGATCCGGAGTCGCTGATCGTGATGGTGGGCGGCGAGTCGACGGCCACGGCGTCCTTCACGCTTCAGGAACCGGTCGACGAGCCGGACGTGCAGAGGATCGTCTTGATCGAGCATTTCACCAGCGCCAGCTGCACGGGCTGTCCGGCCGCGCACGCGGCGATCGGAGCGTTGGTGGAAGAATTAGGATACGAGAAGGTGATCACGGTGTCGGACCATATGAACTGGCCCATCCCCTATCAGGATCCCTTTTTCTTGGCGAACCCGGCGCAGCTCACGGAGCGGCTCGGGCTGTTCGGCGTCCGGAGCCTCCCCTATTCGTGGGTGGACGGCGCCGCATTGGGGAATCCGGACAATCTGTACGAGACGATGCTCGCCGCGGTGGAGGAAGCGTTGCAGGTGGAGCCTTCGTTCGACCTGCGCGATCTGGTCGCCGCGGTGGACGGTGATTCGTTCGTGGTGACGGGGACGGTGGAGAAACTGGCCGAAACCGTCGAAGGAGACGAAGCGTTGGTCGTGATGGTGATCGAGACGGACATCGATTTTAACGCGATGAACGGGGTCGATCACTTCGACGACGTGGTCCGTTGGTTCCTCCCCGGAGCGGATGGGGAGGCGCTCGTCCTGACGGTGGGAGAGTCCCGAGACTTCCGTTACGCCGTCTTCATCTCCGAGGCTTGGGAGGGGGAGAATTTGCAAGCGGTCGCCTGCGTGGAGTCCCATTCGACCCGCAAGGTGTATCAGACCGTTCACACTCGTTAA